In Phormidium ambiguum IAM M-71, one DNA window encodes the following:
- a CDS encoding class I SAM-dependent methyltransferase encodes MATILRNWSYQYQWLYDAISRMAALSVGGERRFRQLALEGLSINSQTKILDLCCGSGQATQVLLQYSQNVTGLDASPLSLKRAKNNVPEAEYVEAFAEEMPFPDNTFDLVHTSAAMHEMKPEQLRQILQQVYRVLKPGGIFTLVDFHAPTNPLFWPSITIFMWLFETETAWELMNTDLVELLRSFGFQELQQRLYAGGSLQVIQVKK; translated from the coding sequence TTGGCAACTATTTTACGCAACTGGAGTTACCAGTATCAATGGCTTTACGATGCTATTTCTCGAATGGCAGCTTTAAGTGTGGGTGGGGAAAGACGATTTCGACAACTAGCTTTGGAAGGTCTAAGTATTAACTCACAAACAAAAATTTTGGATCTCTGTTGTGGTAGCGGACAAGCTACTCAAGTTTTGCTGCAATATTCCCAAAATGTGACGGGGTTGGATGCTTCTCCTTTATCTTTAAAACGCGCCAAAAATAATGTCCCGGAAGCTGAGTATGTGGAAGCTTTTGCCGAAGAAATGCCCTTTCCAGATAACACTTTTGATTTAGTACATACCAGTGCGGCAATGCACGAAATGAAACCCGAACAACTTAGGCAAATTTTACAACAAGTTTATCGGGTATTAAAACCAGGGGGAATTTTTACTTTAGTTGATTTTCATGCTCCCACAAATCCACTATTTTGGCCTTCGATAACTATCTTTATGTGGTTGTTTGAAACGGAAACTGCTTGGGAATTAATGAATACTGATTTGGTTGAGTTGTTGCGTTCTTTTGGTTTTCAAGAGTTGCAACAACGTTTGTATGCGGGTGGAAGTTTGCAAGTAATTCAAGTTAAGAAATGA
- a CDS encoding Uma2 family endonuclease: MTIASQKMTLEDYLNYDDGTDTCYELENGELIIMPPESELNRRIAMFLLVFFVQQGIPSYRLTMKTEIVVSGSQATTRFPDLIILSEELATALKGASRSTITLDMPPPLLVVEVVSPGQEKRDYRYKRSEYAARGIAEYWIVDPMQQKLTLLEWVEGLYEETVYQGDSAIASPLFGILNLTTAQIFPER; this comes from the coding sequence ATGACTATTGCATCCCAAAAAATGACATTAGAAGATTATCTTAATTATGACGATGGTACTGATACCTGCTATGAATTGGAAAACGGGGAGTTAATTATTATGCCTCCAGAAAGCGAATTAAATAGACGAATTGCTATGTTTCTGTTGGTATTTTTTGTCCAACAAGGAATTCCATCTTATAGACTGACGATGAAAACGGAAATTGTCGTCAGTGGTTCACAGGCAACTACACGCTTCCCCGATTTAATAATATTATCTGAGGAATTAGCAACAGCATTGAAAGGAGCAAGTCGATCGACTATTACACTCGATATGCCACCACCGTTGTTAGTAGTTGAAGTGGTAAGTCCAGGGCAAGAAAAGCGCGATTATCGCTACAAAAGATCTGAATATGCGGCGCGAGGTATTGCTGAATATTGGATTGTTGACCCGATGCAGCAAAAGCTAACACTGCTGGAATGGGTAGAAGGTTTGTATGAAGAAACAGTTTATCAGGGAGATAGCGCGATCGCTTCTCCGTTATTTGGAATTCTCAATCTCACAACTGCACAAATTTTCCCCGAACGATAA
- a CDS encoding DUF29 family protein, whose product MTQELIDLRKSILDGRYDDALAIVDELEGMSRQAILRNIQSYLKILLIHLIKNQVEQRLTKSWANSIRNSVREIKKLNLQDNKTSYYVKIDEWESMLDDEFEEAISLASEEVRDGLYSPYELMDLGNREQIINTAKSLLSLTYDYSVKELFSAVNDYLNQLSGGEDWQTKRR is encoded by the coding sequence ATGACTCAGGAATTAATCGATTTAAGAAAAAGTATTTTAGACGGACGTTACGACGATGCGCTGGCAATCGTTGATGAGTTAGAAGGGATGAGTAGACAAGCAATTCTAAGAAATATCCAATCTTATCTGAAAATATTGTTAATTCACTTGATTAAAAACCAAGTTGAGCAGCGATTAACTAAATCTTGGGCTAATTCGATTCGTAATTCAGTCAGGGAGATTAAAAAACTGAATTTACAAGATAACAAAACTTCTTACTATGTCAAGATAGATGAGTGGGAGTCTATGCTTGATGATGAATTTGAGGAAGCAATTTCTTTAGCTAGTGAGGAAGTCAGAGATGGATTGTACAGTCCTTATGAGCTTATGGATTTAGGCAATCGAGAGCAAATTATAAACACAGCTAAAAGCTTATTGTCTCTCACTTACGATTATTCGGTAAAAGAGTTGTTTTCAGCAGTTAACGATTATTTAAATCAGCTTTCTGGTGGGGAGGATTGGCAAACTAAGAGGCGCTAA
- a CDS encoding sulfite exporter TauE/SafE family protein — translation MLDLLLMTALGFLGSFGHCIGMCGPLSVAFSLSQKPKLGASWRQQLFFHSLLNFGRIVSYALVGATIGAFGSVLIASGQMAGIDSVLRRSIAMLTGIMLIWFGLAQVKPDFLPPIPIIHPLTQGKLHDRLSKIMLNLSFQNRWWTPAILGMVWGFIPCGFLYAAQIKAAETGNLWVGAATMLAFGLGTLPMMLGVGVSISGVSANRRSQLFRMGGWITIAIGVLTLLRTGDTMVDFTSHGALLFLMLALIARPISRIWPHPLRYRRALGVGAFVLALAHVAHILEHTLSWNVNAVSFMLPWHQLGMGMGMVALILMTPATVTSFDRFQKNLGNRWRQIHLLAVPAFLLCAIHAVVIGSHYLGSLQWSWENKLRTAILILVSVCVFLVRSRQFWSILSLEKFYAAPIKAE, via the coding sequence ATGCTCGATTTGCTGCTGATGACTGCTTTGGGTTTCTTGGGAAGTTTTGGTCATTGTATTGGTATGTGTGGGCCTTTGAGTGTGGCTTTTTCCCTTTCCCAGAAGCCAAAGTTGGGTGCAAGTTGGCGACAGCAGCTATTTTTTCACAGTTTACTGAATTTCGGGCGGATTGTGAGTTATGCCTTGGTGGGAGCAACTATTGGGGCTTTTGGTTCGGTGTTGATTGCTAGCGGACAGATGGCGGGGATCGATAGTGTGTTGCGGCGGTCGATCGCTATGCTGACGGGGATCATGTTGATTTGGTTTGGGTTGGCGCAGGTGAAGCCAGATTTTTTGCCTCCGATCCCGATTATTCATCCTTTGACTCAGGGAAAGTTGCACGATCGCTTAAGTAAAATTATGCTGAATCTTTCTTTCCAGAATCGTTGGTGGACTCCGGCTATTTTGGGCATGGTGTGGGGTTTTATTCCCTGTGGGTTTCTGTATGCGGCGCAAATTAAGGCGGCGGAAACTGGTAATCTTTGGGTTGGTGCGGCGACGATGTTGGCTTTTGGGTTGGGAACTCTGCCGATGATGTTAGGGGTGGGAGTTTCGATTTCTGGTGTGAGTGCGAATCGGCGCAGTCAGTTGTTCCGTATGGGTGGTTGGATTACAATTGCGATCGGTGTTTTAACTTTATTACGCACTGGTGATACGATGGTAGACTTCACCAGTCATGGAGCTTTACTATTTTTAATGTTGGCTTTAATTGCCCGTCCAATTAGTAGAATTTGGCCGCATCCTTTGCGCTATCGTCGGGCTTTGGGTGTGGGGGCTTTTGTGTTGGCTTTAGCTCATGTTGCTCATATTTTAGAACATACTTTGAGTTGGAATGTTAATGCGGTTTCGTTCATGCTGCCTTGGCATCAATTGGGTATGGGAATGGGTATGGTAGCGTTAATTTTAATGACTCCGGCAACGGTGACAAGTTTCGATCGCTTTCAGAAAAATTTAGGCAATCGTTGGCGACAAATTCATTTGTTAGCTGTGCCAGCTTTTCTGTTGTGTGCCATTCACGCTGTAGTGATTGGTTCTCATTATTTAGGTAGTTTGCAATGGAGTTGGGAAAACAAGTTAAGAACGGCAATTTTAATTTTAGTTAGTGTTTGTGTGTTCTTAGTGCGATCGCGCCAATTTTGGTCAATCCTATCTTTAGAAAAATTTTATGCTGCACCAATTAAAGCTGAATAA
- a CDS encoding adenylate kinase, translating to MNHQRISVIGTSGSGKTTLAKQISQRLAIPHIELDALYWEPNWVEVAENVFQARVLKALSSDRWVVDGNYSPVRDIVWVKADTIVWLNYSLLVILTRLLWRTLERSLTQKELWNGNRETLQKSFFSRDSILLWAIQTYSKRRKEYPILFTQPEYSHLKIVELRSPKNATDWLNNLYSS from the coding sequence ATGAATCATCAGCGTATTTCTGTTATTGGTACAAGTGGATCTGGTAAAACCACTTTAGCCAAACAAATTTCCCAGCGGCTTGCTATTCCTCATATTGAATTAGATGCACTATATTGGGAACCAAATTGGGTAGAAGTAGCAGAAAATGTTTTTCAAGCACGGGTACTAAAAGCACTTTCTAGCGATCGCTGGGTAGTTGATGGTAATTATAGCCCAGTCCGAGATATTGTTTGGGTAAAAGCTGATACAATTGTTTGGTTAAATTACTCTTTATTGGTAATTTTAACCCGATTATTGTGGCGGACATTGGAACGCAGCTTAACCCAAAAAGAACTTTGGAATGGCAACCGCGAAACCTTACAAAAATCCTTTTTTAGCCGAGATTCTATTTTATTATGGGCGATTCAAACATACAGTAAAAGACGAAAAGAATATCCGATTTTATTTACCCAACCAGAATATTCTCATTTAAAGATTGTAGAATTGCGATCGCCAAAAAATGCTACCGACTGGTTAAATAATTTGTATAGTTCTTAA
- the hemH gene encoding ferrochelatase, whose amino-acid sequence MGRTGVLLLNLGGPEQIEDVRPFLFNLFSDPEIIRLPFPWLQKPLAWLISSLRSKKSQENYLAIGGGSPLRQVTEAQAAALEEKLKDKGEPIGIYIGMRYWHPFTEEAIARIKRDRIEDLVILPLYPQFSISTSGSSFRLLEKLWQEDPSLNRINYTVIRSWYEQPSYLQAMAQLIAQELDKFANPDDVTIFFSAHGVPVSYVEEAGDPYQKEIEECTDLIMQTLKRPNPHVLAYQSRVGPVEWLRPYTEDAIEELAQEGVQNVLVVPISFVSEHIETLQEIDIEYREIAEEAGIHNFRRVPALNTHPVFIDALADLVVNALKSPSVKLAEVTQMKKQVKMYPQENWEWGLTTSAEVWNGRLAMLGLIALLIELISGHGPLHFVGLL is encoded by the coding sequence ATGGGGCGTACTGGGGTATTACTACTTAATTTAGGCGGGCCAGAGCAAATCGAGGATGTCCGACCGTTTCTATTTAATCTATTTTCTGACCCAGAAATTATTCGCTTGCCTTTTCCCTGGTTGCAGAAACCTTTGGCATGGCTAATTTCTAGTTTACGCTCAAAAAAATCACAAGAAAACTATTTGGCGATCGGAGGCGGTTCACCTTTACGTCAGGTTACAGAAGCACAAGCGGCAGCTTTAGAAGAAAAACTTAAAGACAAAGGCGAACCCATTGGTATTTATATAGGAATGCGTTATTGGCATCCTTTTACAGAGGAAGCAATTGCGAGAATTAAGCGCGATCGCATCGAAGACTTAGTAATCCTACCGCTTTATCCCCAATTTTCCATCAGTACCAGCGGTTCCAGCTTCCGTCTTTTAGAAAAACTTTGGCAAGAAGACCCTTCATTAAACCGAATTAATTACACTGTAATTCGTTCCTGGTACGAGCAACCCAGTTATCTACAAGCAATGGCGCAGTTAATAGCTCAAGAACTGGATAAATTTGCCAACCCTGACGACGTTACAATCTTTTTTAGTGCTCACGGTGTCCCCGTAAGTTATGTGGAAGAAGCAGGCGACCCTTATCAGAAAGAAATTGAGGAATGCACAGATTTAATCATGCAAACCTTAAAACGCCCAAATCCCCACGTTTTAGCATATCAAAGTCGGGTTGGCCCTGTAGAATGGCTCCGACCTTACACAGAAGATGCTATTGAAGAACTAGCTCAAGAAGGCGTACAAAATGTATTAGTAGTACCCATCAGCTTTGTTTCCGAACATATCGAAACCTTGCAAGAAATAGACATTGAATATCGAGAAATAGCTGAAGAAGCAGGGATTCATAACTTTCGTCGAGTTCCCGCATTAAATACTCATCCAGTATTTATCGACGCTTTAGCAGATTTGGTTGTTAATGCGCTCAAGTCTCCTAGCGTCAAGCTTGCCGAAGTTACCCAAATGAAGAAGCAAGTAAAAATGTACCCCCAAGAAAATTGGGAATGGGGTTTAACTACTTCTGCGGAAGTTTGGAATGGACGTTTAGCAATGCTGGGTTTGATTGCTTTATTAATTGAGTTAATCAGCGGTCATGGGCCATTGCATTTCGTCGGATTGTTGTAG
- a CDS encoding zinc-dependent metalloprotease, whose translation MLHLLTTLSIYTVFLYNILLGNFYPAISSSVNYHLQQLNALPAIENISSAENYFKDSKLAKFQRFSEVVRDTDKLDGLFTLYRSSEDNQIYLEIQSEQLNKNYLGTVTLESGIGESGIYSGLALQDFLFYFRHVNNQIHFVIRNVNFRVTSDKPEHKALMRSFSDSVLYAVPIVSVSPQRKSILINLDDLLMQDFPGLTSMLKKSLLADYRLIENKSYFGEVNNFSENIEISSIYNFSSNQGANLITLPDSRSLSLKVHYSFSQLPENNGYIPRIADERVGYFITAYQDLSNYNNSESFVRYINRWHLEPAVSDASLSLPKKAIVFWIENAVPLEYRDAIREGVLMWNKAFEKAGFINAIQVQQMPDDADWHPADVRYNTIRWFNSIDAFFAKAPTRVNPLTGEILDADIIVDANMVRSLQPEYRTLIAGNSAQINQFFSQNNQNYCTTINSKTELIADDRCYGMESSLQAAIGATAMTILQNSALDDERMKEYVHQYLRSLIAHEVGHALGLRHNFHGSTMLSPEELNNTEITHSKGLVSSVMDYLPVNLAPQGVAQGDYFPATIGPYDEWAIIYGYKPSNFESIRTSIAESEKAFLEQIVESSPQPELAYATDEDIWDINPNANVWDMSNNILLYSQWQMDNARLMWDKLEKDYSIKDESYNNLWTVFDKILMYYFRNANLIADYIGGQSFKRNHILEANNGAFVPTTLGKQRQALANLNKYVFAKDAFNFSPQLLNQLAPSRWNHWGNMIPISRLDYPIHDRILRLQSGILRSLLDGDRLNRLLDIELKTLPGEALTIPELFDTLQNNIWTEVLEIEELKSISSIRRSLQREHLDILLAMVLRKSDVPEDGRTLAWYELRQLQKTLSAKLKKSNEHLDIYTIAHLEEVSDRITKTLNASLVSQ comes from the coding sequence ATGTTACATTTGTTGACAACATTATCTATTTACACCGTTTTTTTGTATAATATTTTACTGGGTAACTTTTATCCAGCCATAAGTTCAAGCGTAAATTATCACCTCCAGCAACTCAATGCGCTACCAGCGATCGAAAACATCAGTAGCGCAGAAAATTATTTTAAAGATAGTAAATTAGCAAAATTTCAGCGATTTTCGGAAGTTGTGAGAGACACAGATAAATTAGATGGTTTATTCACACTTTATCGCAGTTCAGAGGATAACCAAATTTACTTAGAAATTCAGTCAGAACAATTAAATAAAAACTATTTAGGTACGGTAACATTAGAATCAGGAATTGGCGAAAGTGGTATTTATAGCGGACTTGCTTTGCAAGACTTTCTTTTCTATTTTCGTCACGTAAATAACCAGATACACTTTGTAATTCGTAATGTCAATTTTCGCGTTACTTCCGATAAACCAGAACATAAAGCGTTAATGCGTTCGTTCAGTGATTCGGTACTTTATGCAGTTCCTATAGTTAGTGTTTCTCCCCAAAGAAAAAGCATTTTAATCAATTTGGATGACTTGTTAATGCAAGATTTTCCCGGATTGACTTCTATGTTAAAAAAATCATTATTAGCTGATTATCGATTGATAGAAAATAAATCATACTTTGGTGAAGTTAATAACTTTTCTGAAAATATTGAAATTAGTTCGATTTATAATTTTTCATCTAATCAAGGAGCTAATTTAATTACTTTACCCGATAGTAGATCGCTAAGTCTCAAAGTACATTACAGTTTTTCTCAATTACCAGAAAATAATGGTTATATTCCCAGGATTGCTGACGAAAGGGTAGGATATTTTATCACTGCATATCAAGATTTATCGAATTATAATAACTCTGAATCTTTTGTCCGTTATATTAATCGTTGGCATTTGGAACCTGCGGTTAGTGATGCGAGTTTATCTTTGCCGAAAAAAGCGATCGTATTTTGGATTGAAAACGCTGTACCTTTGGAATATCGAGATGCTATCCGCGAAGGTGTTTTAATGTGGAATAAAGCATTTGAAAAAGCAGGTTTTATTAATGCGATTCAAGTGCAACAAATGCCAGATGATGCTGATTGGCATCCCGCAGATGTTCGTTACAATACAATTCGTTGGTTTAATTCGATCGATGCTTTTTTTGCTAAAGCACCAACTAGAGTTAACCCTTTAACTGGCGAAATATTAGATGCTGATATTATTGTAGATGCCAATATGGTGCGTTCTTTGCAACCAGAATATCGCACGTTAATAGCAGGAAATTCGGCTCAAATCAATCAATTCTTTTCCCAAAATAATCAAAATTATTGTACAACTATCAATTCCAAAACAGAATTAATAGCAGACGATCGTTGTTATGGAATGGAATCTTCTTTACAAGCAGCTATTGGCGCAACAGCAATGACAATATTGCAAAATTCGGCTTTAGATGATGAGAGAATGAAGGAATATGTACATCAATATTTGCGGTCTTTAATTGCTCACGAAGTTGGTCATGCTTTGGGTTTGCGGCACAATTTTCATGGTAGCACTATGCTATCTCCAGAAGAATTGAATAATACGGAAATTACTCATTCTAAAGGTTTAGTTAGTTCAGTAATGGATTATTTACCTGTGAATTTAGCGCCACAGGGAGTAGCGCAAGGAGATTATTTTCCTGCTACTATTGGCCCTTATGATGAATGGGCAATTATTTATGGTTATAAACCTAGCAATTTTGAGTCAATTAGAACAAGTATTGCGGAAAGTGAAAAAGCATTTTTAGAACAAATTGTTGAGAGTTCGCCGCAACCGGAATTAGCTTATGCTACTGACGAAGATATCTGGGATATTAATCCTAATGCTAATGTTTGGGATATGAGTAATAATATATTGCTCTACTCTCAATGGCAAATGGATAATGCTCGTTTGATGTGGGATAAACTTGAAAAAGACTATTCCATAAAAGATGAAAGTTACAATAATTTATGGACGGTTTTTGATAAAATTTTAATGTATTATTTTCGTAATGCTAATTTAATTGCTGATTATATAGGTGGGCAAAGTTTTAAACGAAATCATATTTTAGAAGCAAACAATGGAGCATTTGTGCCTACAACTTTAGGGAAACAACGCCAAGCTTTAGCAAATTTAAATAAATATGTGTTTGCCAAAGATGCGTTTAATTTTTCACCGCAGTTACTAAATCAATTAGCACCTTCTCGCTGGAATCATTGGGGAAATATGATTCCGATATCTCGCCTTGATTATCCAATTCACGATCGCATTTTGCGCTTGCAAAGTGGGATTTTGCGATCGCTCTTAGATGGCGATCGTTTAAATCGCTTATTAGATATAGAACTCAAAACTTTGCCAGGAGAAGCATTAACAATTCCCGAATTATTTGACACGCTGCAAAACAACATTTGGACAGAAGTTTTAGAAATTGAAGAACTAAAATCAATTTCTAGTATTCGTCGCTCTTTACAAAGGGAACACTTAGATATTTTGCTAGCAATGGTATTAAGAAAAAGCGATGTGCCTGAAGATGGACGAACTCTCGCTTGGTACGAATTACGCCAATTACAAAAAACGCTTTCTGCGAAGCTAAAAAAATCAAACGAACATCTAGATATTTATACTATTGCTCATTTGGAAGAAGTTAGCGATCGCATTACCAAAACCTTAAATGCTTCTTTAGTATCGCAGTAA
- a CDS encoding DinB family protein, whose translation MLQKHFQMLARYNTLANCRIYDTCALLSDAERKQVRPAFFKSIHGTLNHIMVGDRIWLTRFAGKEVPSTGLNAILYEDFAELSAARTLEDQRIEDFVANLTEEFIKGTIKYVNNQGKLYEDPVELLITHFFNHQTHHRGQIHDMLTQTEITPPVLDMHRVINP comes from the coding sequence ATGTTACAAAAACACTTCCAAATGCTGGCGCGTTACAATACTCTGGCAAATTGCCGGATTTACGATACTTGTGCGTTGCTTTCTGACGCTGAACGTAAGCAAGTTAGACCTGCATTTTTTAAAAGCATTCATGGTACGCTGAATCATATTATGGTGGGCGATCGTATTTGGTTAACGCGCTTTGCGGGAAAAGAAGTTCCCTCTACTGGATTGAATGCAATTTTATATGAAGATTTTGCCGAATTAAGTGCAGCAAGAACATTAGAAGATCAGCGCATTGAAGATTTTGTTGCTAATTTAACAGAAGAGTTTATCAAGGGTACGATTAAGTATGTCAATAATCAAGGTAAGTTGTATGAAGATCCGGTTGAGTTGTTAATTACGCACTTTTTTAATCATCAAACTCATCATCGGGGACAAATTCACGATATGCTAACTCAAACAGAAATTACGCCACCAGTTTTAGATATGCACAGAGTTATTAACCCTTAA
- a CDS encoding DUF2993 domain-containing protein, whose protein sequence is MRKEIINSVNQEKLNLREQAVNKFIEFVLSRFIDAERLQVRVKSNLKQLRRGELEALTIQMSNFLMQPNLRVTKFQLDIGASAVNMQNIMQRKIELLHPSEGKLTITIDREQLTNLLNKELKNLFNDEQQEIQVQKVNCDLTENGAIAFIFNWIEGEIFKTGTWITTPKIELNNHAVILVKEEFLNLEPPAEFVDRAIAKVSNILSLNDLANRGTSFNIQQIVIAAGKVTVEANATIEQFPSR, encoded by the coding sequence ATGAGAAAGGAGATAATTAATAGTGTGAATCAAGAAAAATTAAATTTACGAGAACAAGCAGTTAACAAATTTATTGAGTTCGTTTTATCTAGATTTATAGACGCAGAACGTTTGCAAGTTCGAGTTAAATCTAATCTCAAGCAATTAAGACGGGGTGAACTGGAAGCACTCACAATTCAAATGTCTAATTTTCTCATGCAACCTAATTTACGGGTGACAAAGTTTCAGTTAGATATTGGTGCTTCCGCTGTTAATATGCAAAACATTATGCAGCGCAAAATTGAGTTGTTACATCCCTCAGAAGGTAAGCTGACAATAACGATCGATCGAGAACAATTGACAAATTTACTAAATAAGGAATTAAAAAATTTATTTAATGATGAACAGCAAGAAATTCAAGTGCAAAAAGTAAATTGTGACTTAACTGAAAATGGTGCGATCGCATTTATTTTCAATTGGATTGAGGGAGAAATATTTAAAACTGGAACCTGGATTACCACGCCAAAAATAGAATTAAATAATCATGCAGTTATTCTGGTTAAAGAAGAATTTCTCAACCTAGAACCGCCAGCAGAATTTGTGGATCGAGCGATCGCAAAAGTGAGCAATATTTTAAGCTTAAACGATCTGGCAAATCGTGGTACAAGCTTTAATATTCAACAAATTGTAATTGCAGCAGGTAAAGTTACAGTAGAAGCGAATGCGACTATTGAACAATTTCCCTCTCGGTAA
- a CDS encoding SpoIIE family protein phosphatase, which yields MTPNKSIIPHKFRLRTTLVIPFVLQIVGAVGLVGYFSFRNGQQVVNDLASQLQKEISFRVEERIRIYLESPQLVNQINEDAVRLGTLDFNNLESARTYLWKQVLRFKSIGHAGLANEKGQYLRVGWVNRSVGSEQPQLAQQLKLGTGDLIYYKLDNNGNPIEVAKIVPNYDVRKRPLYTAVLKNNRAAWSDVYINFGYGSLQINASAPYYDEQGNFLGIFTSQMGLDQIHNFLRTLKVGKSGQVFLIEPSGELIAASLANQSLTVGKGDAQKRLKAQESSNPIMRQSMEYLKERFRDLNNIQDTTQLVFKLNGQKQFLVVSPLKDEYGLHWLTVVVVPEADFMKQINDNTRNTILLCLGALGLAIALGILTARWITRPIENITRASENMTEGSLDQHVKSSPIVEVDRLGKSFNSMAGQLKESFENLEEKVKERTTELANANAEIAALNARLKAENLRMGSELDILKQMQQMILPKPEELKIKGLDIAGFMEPADEVGGDYYDVLETDDIVTIGMGDVTGHGLESGILMLMTQTAVRTLKEIREHDPVTFLATLNRTIYKNVQRMNSQKNLTLVVLNYAESKVSISGQHEEIIVVRNKGKLERIDTMDLGFPIGLTDEISDFINQIVVELNHGDGIVLYTDGITEAMNMSKNQYGLEQLCEIIQQNWDRSAEEIKQIIIKDVRQHIGSQKVFDDITLLVLKRI from the coding sequence ATGACTCCCAATAAATCAATAATTCCGCATAAATTTCGCCTGCGGACTACCTTGGTGATTCCCTTTGTTTTGCAAATTGTCGGAGCAGTTGGTTTAGTTGGCTACTTCTCCTTTCGCAATGGTCAACAAGTGGTCAATGACCTTGCTAGTCAGCTACAAAAAGAAATTAGTTTCCGAGTCGAAGAACGAATCCGAATTTATTTAGAATCTCCCCAATTAGTCAATCAAATTAACGAAGATGCCGTTCGTTTGGGAACATTGGATTTCAATAATTTAGAAAGTGCCAGGACATATCTTTGGAAACAAGTTCTGCGCTTTAAGTCGATCGGCCATGCGGGACTTGCTAATGAAAAAGGTCAATATCTGCGCGTAGGATGGGTCAATCGTTCAGTTGGTTCTGAACAACCACAACTTGCTCAGCAACTAAAATTAGGAACAGGCGATTTAATCTATTACAAACTTGACAATAATGGCAATCCCATTGAAGTAGCAAAAATCGTTCCCAACTATGATGTGCGTAAGCGTCCGCTTTACACCGCAGTACTCAAAAATAATCGGGCTGCTTGGAGTGATGTTTATATTAACTTTGGCTATGGTTCGTTGCAAATTAATGCCAGTGCGCCCTATTACGACGAACAAGGAAACTTTTTGGGTATCTTTACTTCTCAAATGGGACTAGATCAAATTCACAACTTTTTGCGAACTCTAAAAGTAGGTAAGTCTGGTCAAGTTTTTCTCATCGAACCATCTGGTGAATTAATAGCAGCTTCCTTGGCAAATCAATCCTTAACAGTTGGTAAAGGTGACGCACAAAAGCGGTTGAAAGCTCAGGAAAGTAGTAATCCAATTATGCGTCAAAGTATGGAGTATTTGAAAGAGCGTTTTCGAGATTTAAATAATATTCAAGACACTACTCAATTAGTTTTTAAACTAAATGGTCAAAAACAATTTTTGGTGGTATCTCCACTGAAAGATGAATATGGTCTTCATTGGCTAACTGTAGTAGTTGTGCCAGAAGCCGACTTTATGAAACAAATTAATGATAATACTCGCAATACAATTTTACTTTGTTTAGGGGCATTGGGTTTAGCGATCGCACTTGGCATACTCACTGCACGTTGGATTACTCGCCCCATAGAAAACATTACCCGCGCATCTGAAAATATGACCGAGGGTAGCTTAGATCAGCACGTTAAATCCAGCCCGATCGTCGAAGTCGATCGATTAGGAAAATCCTTCAACAGCATGGCAGGACAATTAAAAGAATCCTTTGAAAACTTAGAGGAAAAAGTTAAAGAACGTACCACAGAATTAGCCAACGCAAATGCAGAAATTGCTGCACTCAACGCTCGACTTAAAGCCGAAAATTTGCGAATGGGTTCTGAACTTGATATTCTCAAACAAATGCAACAAATGATTCTCCCCAAACCCGAAGAATTGAAAATTAAAGGATTGGATATTGCCGGATTTATGGAACCTGCTGATGAAGTAGGTGGCGATTATTATGATGTATTAGAAACTGATGATATCGTAACGATCGGGATGGGTGATGTTACTGGACATGGTTTAGAAAGTGGCATTTTAATGTTAATGACTCAAACCGCTGTCCGCACTTTAAAAGAAATTCGAGAACACGATCCAGTAACATTTTTAGCTACTCTTAATCGCACTATTTATAAAAATGTGCAACGCATGAATTCCCAAAAAAATTTGACTTTAGTAGTATTGAATTACGCAGAGAGTAAAGTTAGTATTAGCGGTCAACATGAAGAAATAATTGTTGTTAGAAACAAAGGAAAATTAGAACGCATTGACACAATGGATTTAGGTTTTCCAATTGGTTTGACAGATGAAATTTCGGATTTTATTAATCAGATAGTTGTAGAGTTAAATCACGGAGATGGTATTGTTCTTTATACTGATGGAATAACTGAAGCAATGAATATGAGCAAAAATCAGTATGGATTAGAGCAACTGTGTGAAATTATTCAGCAAAACTGGGATCGATCGGCAGAAGAAATCAAGCAAATAATTATTAAAGATGTTCGACAACATATCGGGAGTCAAAAAGTATTCGATGACATCACATTGCTAGTATTAAAGCGAATTTAA